The Geodermatophilaceae bacterium NBWT11 genome has a segment encoding these proteins:
- the ruvX gene encoding Holliday junction resolvase RuvX has protein sequence MTAPDDAGSAAGFLPGRRLGIDVGTVRVGVAMSDATGFLASPLQTLHRAKNEADLDRIAALVVEHEVVEVVVGDPRHLSGASGASAADAGAYAGSLAARIGDVPVRLVDERLSTVTAASHLRAGGIDARRQRSVIDQAAAVVILQSHLDRARAAGSAAAGRRHT, from the coding sequence GTGACGGCTCCCGACGACGCCGGGTCGGCGGCGGGCTTCCTGCCCGGCCGTCGGCTCGGCATCGACGTCGGCACCGTGCGGGTGGGCGTGGCGATGTCGGACGCCACCGGGTTCCTGGCCAGCCCGTTGCAGACCCTGCATCGGGCCAAGAACGAGGCCGACCTGGACCGGATCGCCGCGCTCGTGGTGGAACACGAGGTGGTGGAGGTGGTCGTGGGGGACCCGAGGCACCTGTCCGGTGCGTCCGGGGCCTCTGCCGCAGACGCCGGCGCCTACGCTGGTTCACTGGCCGCGCGCATCGGGGACGTCCCGGTGCGCCTCGTCGACGAAAGGCTCTCCACCGTGACCGCAGCCAGTCATCTGCGTGCCGGCGGCATCGACGCCCGTCGGCAACGCTCGGTGATCGACCAGGCGGCCGCCGTGGTCATCCTGCAGAGCCACCTCGACCGAGCACGAGCTGCGGGCAGCGCCGCGGCCGGGCGGCGCCACACGTGA
- a CDS encoding replication-associated recombination protein A, producing the protein MVRCCTGWSSRRGSRSGLSAPGGSVASVSTLFDPEPEEGARPVFDPGAPLAVRMRPRGLDEVVGQKHLLGPRAPLRRLVEADEPMSLVLYGPPGTGKTTLAHVISLATKRSFVQLSALDAGVKEVRAVIATAKRELTHGNRRTVLFIDEVHRFSKTQQDSLLSAVEDRIVSLIAATTENPFFSVVSPLLSRSLVLALQSLSDEDVREVLHRAIASDRGLDGAITLTEEAEEHLLRVAGGDARKALTALESGAGAAKAAGTTTLDLATLETAVAQAAVRYDRQGDQHYDVASALIKSVRGSDVDAALHYLARMVEAGEDPRFIARRLVISASEDIGMADPTALGVAVAAADAVAFIGMPEGHFALAQATVHLATAPKSNALTTAIGESVGDVRAGLAGPVPPGLRDAHYSGAKKLGHGATYAYPHDHPDGVLAQQYPPDALVGRDYYRPTGRGAEAAIGARLAKLRAIVRRTR; encoded by the coding sequence ATGGTGCGGTGCTGCACGGGGTGGTCCTCTCGTCGTGGATCTCGGTCGGGACTGTCTGCCCCCGGCGGTAGCGTCGCAAGCGTGAGCACGCTGTTCGACCCCGAACCCGAGGAGGGCGCCCGTCCGGTGTTCGACCCCGGGGCGCCGCTGGCGGTGCGGATGCGCCCGCGCGGTCTCGACGAGGTGGTCGGCCAGAAGCACCTGCTGGGTCCGCGGGCGCCGTTGCGTCGGCTGGTCGAGGCCGACGAGCCGATGTCACTGGTGCTCTACGGCCCGCCCGGCACCGGCAAGACCACGCTGGCACACGTCATCTCGCTGGCCACGAAGCGCTCGTTCGTGCAGCTGTCCGCGCTGGACGCCGGGGTCAAGGAGGTGCGCGCGGTCATCGCCACGGCCAAGCGCGAGCTGACCCACGGCAACCGGCGCACCGTGCTGTTCATCGACGAGGTCCACCGCTTCTCCAAGACCCAGCAGGACTCGCTGCTGTCCGCGGTGGAGGACCGGATCGTCAGCCTGATCGCCGCGACCACGGAGAACCCGTTCTTCTCCGTCGTCTCGCCGCTCCTCTCGCGCTCGCTGGTGCTGGCGCTGCAGTCGCTGTCCGACGAGGACGTCCGCGAGGTGCTGCACCGGGCGATCGCGTCCGACCGCGGGCTGGACGGCGCGATCACCCTCACCGAGGAGGCCGAGGAGCACCTGCTCCGGGTCGCCGGTGGTGACGCCCGCAAGGCGCTGACCGCGCTGGAGTCCGGCGCCGGTGCCGCCAAGGCCGCGGGGACGACGACGCTGGACCTCGCCACCCTGGAGACCGCCGTAGCGCAGGCAGCGGTGCGGTACGACCGGCAGGGCGATCAGCACTACGACGTGGCCAGCGCGCTGATCAAGAGCGTCCGGGGCTCCGACGTCGACGCGGCGCTGCACTACCTGGCCCGGATGGTCGAGGCGGGGGAGGACCCCCGCTTCATCGCCCGGCGGCTGGTGATCAGCGCCAGCGAGGACATCGGGATGGCCGACCCCACCGCACTGGGCGTCGCGGTCGCCGCTGCCGACGCGGTGGCGTTCATCGGGATGCCCGAGGGGCACTTCGCCCTGGCCCAGGCCACCGTGCACCTGGCGACGGCGCCCAAGTCCAACGCGCTGACCACCGCGATCGGGGAGTCCGTCGGCGACGTCCGGGCCGGGTTGGCCGGGCCGGTGCCACCCGGGCTGCGCGACGCCCACTACAGCGGTGCCAAGAAGCTCGGGCACGGAGCCACGTACGCCTACCCGCACGACCACCCCGACGGCGTGCTGGCCCAGCAGTACCCGCCCGACGCGCTGGTCGGGCGGGACTACTACCGCCCCACCGGCCGCGGCGCCGAGGCTGCGATCGGCGCCCGGCTGGCCAAGCTGCGGGCCATCGTCCGGCGCACCCGGTGA
- a CDS encoding DUF559 domain-containing protein, which translates to MADGELAPSYTWQDAQQAGLTRAQLRDDGIRVTRGSYVSRAQPLTLDAACHAVARVVPRQAAFSHLTAAALWGAPVSTSGPLQLVVPRGVVRPRRRRLVVAVRTLDVDDVRQHRGLRTTSPAQTWLDLCAGTTPGELVAVGDALLRAGHLDPGGLQRRLDRAAGAPGVVLARRLATVLDPGAASRPESLLRWALLDSPLPAPEVQVPVLDRWGRVVVHGDLGYRRWKVLVEYEGRQHAERDQFRRDVDRYSLTAADGWLVLRFADVHLARPGVVVDRVGRALLSRGARW; encoded by the coding sequence ATGGCCGACGGCGAGCTCGCGCCCTCCTACACCTGGCAGGACGCCCAGCAGGCAGGACTGACCCGCGCCCAGCTGAGGGACGACGGGATCCGGGTCACCCGGGGCTCCTACGTCTCCCGGGCCCAGCCACTCACCCTGGATGCCGCGTGCCACGCCGTCGCCCGCGTCGTCCCCCGTCAGGCCGCCTTCTCCCACCTCACTGCTGCTGCGCTGTGGGGTGCCCCCGTCAGCACCTCCGGGCCCCTGCAGCTCGTCGTGCCCCGCGGGGTGGTCCGGCCCCGGCGGCGACGCCTGGTCGTCGCCGTCCGCACGCTGGACGTCGACGACGTGCGGCAGCACCGGGGTCTGCGTACGACCAGCCCCGCCCAGACCTGGCTGGACCTGTGCGCCGGGACCACACCGGGCGAGCTCGTGGCGGTCGGGGACGCGCTCCTGCGGGCCGGCCACCTCGACCCGGGCGGGCTGCAACGCCGTCTGGACCGGGCAGCAGGCGCGCCCGGCGTGGTCCTGGCCCGTCGGTTGGCCACGGTGCTCGACCCGGGCGCAGCATCACGCCCCGAGAGCCTGCTCCGGTGGGCCCTCCTCGACAGCCCGCTGCCCGCCCCGGAGGTGCAGGTGCCGGTGCTGGACCGGTGGGGGCGGGTCGTCGTCCACGGCGACCTGGGCTATCGGCGGTGGAAGGTGCTGGTCGAGTACGAGGGTCGGCAGCACGCCGAGCGGGACCAGTTCCGTCGCGACGTCGACCGGTACTCCCTCACGGCTGCCGACGGGTGGCTCGTGCTGAGGTTCGCCGACGTCCACCTGGCCCGTCCCGGTGTGGTCGTGGACCGGGTGGGCCGCGCGCTCCTCAGCCGCGGCGCCCGCTGGTGA
- a CDS encoding DUF948 domain-containing protein — protein MSAGEIAGLIAAGALVVLVLLLAVPVLKLGRTLDETTLTIRQVREQSQPILSQASTTVTHVNANLERVDDITGNAANVSSNVAALTSVFAATLGSPLIKAAAFSYGVRSAVTKKREGQAAATAQRSAKDERRARRRAA, from the coding sequence GTGTCCGCAGGAGAGATCGCCGGGCTCATCGCCGCCGGCGCGCTGGTGGTGCTGGTGCTGCTGCTCGCCGTCCCGGTGCTGAAGCTGGGCCGCACGCTGGACGAGACCACGCTGACCATCCGGCAGGTCCGTGAGCAGAGCCAGCCGATCCTGAGCCAGGCCTCCACCACGGTGACCCACGTGAACGCCAACCTCGAGCGGGTCGACGACATCACCGGCAACGCCGCGAACGTCTCCAGCAACGTGGCTGCGCTGACCAGCGTGTTCGCCGCGACGCTGGGCAGCCCGCTGATCAAGGCCGCGGCGTTCAGCTACGGCGTGCGCAGCGCGGTCACCAAGAAGCGCGAGGGCCAGGCCGCCGCCACCGCCCAGCGTTCGGCCAAGGACGAGCGTCGCGCCCGTCGGCGGGCCGCCTGA
- a CDS encoding shikimate dehydrogenase: protein MNRAAVLGRPIGHSLSPVLHRAAHAALGLTDWTYEALDLGADELPVLLAGLDEEWRGFSVTMPCKQAAAAVADESDALPRLLGAANTLVRTPTGWRAENTDVTGVGMALQLAGVEQVDHAAVLGGGGTAAAAAVALASLGAQTVDVVVRDAERAAGVLHVLDALEVTGRVRLFADTPEVAAPVVVSTVPVDGQTTVAGLHWTAGQTVLDVLYAGWPTPLASAVQAAGGTPVHGIEVLFWQATVQVELITGRPAPIEAMRTALDAVLAR, encoded by the coding sequence GTGAACCGGGCCGCCGTCCTCGGTCGCCCCATCGGTCACTCGCTGTCCCCGGTGCTGCACCGGGCCGCCCACGCCGCCCTCGGGCTGACCGACTGGACCTACGAGGCGCTCGACCTGGGGGCTGACGAGCTGCCGGTGCTGCTGGCCGGGCTCGACGAGGAGTGGCGCGGCTTCTCGGTCACCATGCCGTGCAAGCAGGCCGCCGCCGCGGTCGCCGACGAGTCCGACGCGTTGCCCCGGCTGCTCGGGGCGGCCAACACCCTCGTGCGCACCCCCACCGGCTGGCGGGCGGAGAACACCGACGTCACCGGGGTCGGCATGGCCCTGCAGCTGGCCGGCGTCGAGCAGGTGGACCACGCCGCGGTGCTGGGCGGCGGCGGGACCGCGGCAGCCGCCGCGGTCGCGCTGGCCAGCCTGGGCGCCCAGACCGTGGACGTCGTCGTCCGCGATGCCGAGCGGGCGGCCGGGGTGCTGCACGTGCTGGACGCCCTGGAGGTCACCGGCCGGGTCCGGCTGTTCGCCGACACCCCCGAGGTCGCCGCCCCGGTGGTGGTCAGCACCGTCCCGGTCGACGGGCAGACCACGGTCGCCGGGCTGCACTGGACGGCCGGCCAGACCGTGCTCGACGTGCTCTACGCAGGCTGGCCGACCCCGTTGGCCTCGGCGGTGCAGGCGGCCGGTGGCACCCCCGTGCACGGTATCGAGGTGCTCTTCTGGCAGGCCACCGTCCAGGTGGAGCTCATCACCGGCCGGCCCGCCCCGATCGAGGCCATGCGCACCGCGCTCGACGCGGTCCTCGCCCGCTAG
- a CDS encoding alanine--glyoxylate aminotransferase family protein encodes MLRARTLLGPGPCNPYPEATVALGQPLLGHLDPLFLQVLDETSDRLRTVFGTENRRTLPLSATGSAGMEAAFVNTLGPGDVAVVAVNGLFGKRMVEVASRTGAEVVAVEHEWGQPVDADRVLSAHPSPKVIAAVHAETSTGVESDMAALGAGKGDALLVADCVTSLGGIPVALDEWGVDIAYSGSQKCLGVAPGLAPFTINDRAWERRIARPQSWYLDLGLLGGYAGEAGGSGGRTYHHTAPTGMVASLHAGLGRVLEEGLDAVHARHAAAGAALQGGLEARGMTLFAAEGHRLPELTTVWVPEGVDSAAVRKQLLDDYDLEIGGGVGEFAATVWRIGLMGHNATQAKVTAFLAALDAVLA; translated from the coding sequence ATGCTGCGCGCCCGTACCCTGCTCGGACCCGGACCCTGCAACCCCTACCCGGAGGCGACGGTCGCCCTCGGGCAGCCGTTGCTGGGTCACCTCGACCCGTTGTTCCTCCAGGTCCTCGACGAGACCTCCGACCGGTTGCGCACCGTGTTCGGCACCGAGAACCGGCGCACCCTGCCGCTGTCGGCGACCGGTTCGGCAGGCATGGAGGCCGCGTTCGTCAACACCCTGGGCCCCGGCGACGTCGCCGTCGTCGCGGTGAACGGGTTGTTCGGCAAGCGCATGGTCGAGGTGGCCTCGCGCACCGGGGCCGAGGTCGTGGCCGTCGAGCACGAGTGGGGCCAGCCGGTGGACGCCGACCGGGTGCTGTCGGCGCACCCCTCGCCCAAGGTGATCGCCGCGGTGCACGCCGAGACCTCCACCGGGGTCGAGTCCGACATGGCCGCGCTGGGTGCCGGCAAGGGCGACGCGCTGCTGGTCGCCGACTGCGTGACCTCCCTCGGTGGCATCCCGGTCGCGCTGGACGAGTGGGGCGTCGACATCGCCTACTCCGGTTCGCAGAAGTGCCTCGGCGTCGCCCCCGGGCTCGCCCCGTTCACGATCAACGACCGGGCCTGGGAGCGGCGGATCGCCCGCCCGCAGTCCTGGTACCTCGACCTCGGCCTGCTCGGCGGCTACGCCGGCGAGGCCGGTGGCTCCGGTGGCCGCACCTACCACCACACCGCGCCCACCGGCATGGTCGCGTCGCTGCACGCGGGCCTCGGGCGGGTGCTGGAGGAGGGCCTGGACGCGGTGCACGCCCGGCACGCCGCCGCCGGCGCTGCGCTGCAGGGCGGGCTCGAGGCGCGTGGCATGACGCTCTTCGCCGCCGAGGGCCACCGGCTCCCCGAGCTCACCACCGTCTGGGTGCCCGAGGGCGTGGACTCCGCCGCCGTGCGCAAGCAGCTCCTCGACGACTACGACCTGGAGATCGGCGGCGGCGTCGGCGAGTTCGCCGCCACCGTCTGGCGCATCGGCCTCATGGGCCACAACGCCACCCAGGCCAAGGTCACCGCCTTCCTGGCAGCCCTGGACGCCGTCCTCGCCTGA
- the alaS gene encoding alanine--tRNA ligase, whose product MKTAEIRRRFLEHFEKRGHTVVPSASLVSPDPSLLFTVAGMVPFIPYLTGREPAPYPRATSVQKCVRTLDIEEVGKTTRHGTFFQMNGNFSFGDYFKEGAIEAAWALLTSSVDDGGLGFDPERLWVTVYLDDDEAAEAWARLTGLPAERIQRLGKESNYWSTGAAGPAGPCSEIFFDRGPEHGPDGGPLVDEGGDRFVEIWNLVFMQYERGDGEGKDFPILGDLPKKNIDTGMGLERVAFLLQGVDNMYEIDEVSPVLRRAAELAGVTYGADHDTDVRLRVVADHVRSGLMVIGDGITPGNEGRGYILRRLLRRAVYSMRVLGVDEPVLPTLLPVSRDAMSPSYPDLATDFERIASVAYAEEEAFRRTLVSGTTLLETAVASARSAGTTQLTGQQAFSLHDTYGFPIDLTLEMAAEQGVTVDESGFRALMTEQRDRARADARAKRSGGADVSAYQELLGLHGPTDWRAYDTLTTTSRVLGLVGDTPVAGPGELTRVVLDSTPFYAESGGQVADAGHLVWDGGRAEVVDVQRPVKGLVVHQVRVLEGELREGVELTAEVDLEWRRSACQAHSGTHVVHAALRRVLGPQALQAGSYNRPGYLRLDFAWQGALSTQQRSDIEEVANAAVREDQAVRALWMTLPEAREFGALALFGETYGEQVRVVEIGGEWSRELCGGTHVRGSAQIGPLALTGESSVGSGSRRVEAVVGIEGFRYLARERDLVRQLSDLLKTPQDGLLDRVGSMLARQRDADKELADLRGAQTLAAAGDLAGTARDVGGVQLVTGSPAGLSGGDLRTLVLDVRGRLGAERPAAVVLASESDGKVALVAAVNPAAQERGVSASDLLKAAAGPVGGRGGGKPDVAQGGGTDPAGMPAALTAVEQAVGTAAASA is encoded by the coding sequence ATGAAGACCGCCGAGATCCGCCGCCGTTTCCTGGAGCACTTCGAGAAGCGCGGGCACACCGTCGTCCCCAGTGCCTCGCTGGTCTCCCCGGACCCCTCGCTGCTGTTCACCGTGGCCGGGATGGTGCCCTTCATCCCGTACCTGACCGGTCGGGAGCCCGCCCCCTACCCGCGGGCGACCAGCGTGCAGAAGTGCGTGCGCACCCTCGACATCGAGGAGGTCGGCAAGACCACCCGGCACGGCACGTTCTTCCAGATGAACGGCAACTTCTCCTTCGGCGACTACTTCAAGGAAGGCGCCATCGAGGCGGCGTGGGCGCTGCTCACCTCCTCCGTCGACGACGGCGGGCTCGGCTTCGACCCCGAGCGGCTCTGGGTGACCGTCTACCTCGACGACGACGAGGCGGCCGAGGCCTGGGCGCGGCTCACCGGGCTGCCCGCCGAGCGGATCCAGCGGCTGGGCAAGGAGAGCAACTACTGGTCCACCGGCGCGGCCGGCCCGGCCGGGCCGTGCTCGGAGATCTTCTTCGACCGCGGTCCCGAGCACGGCCCCGACGGCGGGCCGCTGGTCGACGAGGGCGGGGACCGGTTCGTCGAGATCTGGAACCTGGTCTTCATGCAGTACGAGCGGGGCGACGGCGAGGGCAAGGACTTCCCGATCCTCGGCGACCTGCCGAAGAAGAACATCGACACCGGCATGGGCCTGGAGCGGGTCGCCTTCCTCCTGCAGGGCGTCGACAACATGTACGAGATCGACGAGGTCTCCCCGGTGCTGCGCCGGGCCGCCGAGCTCGCGGGGGTGACCTACGGTGCCGACCACGACACCGACGTGCGGCTGCGCGTGGTCGCCGACCACGTCCGGTCCGGCCTGATGGTCATCGGCGACGGGATCACCCCGGGCAACGAGGGCCGCGGGTACATCCTGCGCCGCCTGCTGCGCCGCGCGGTCTACTCCATGCGGGTGCTCGGGGTCGACGAGCCGGTGCTGCCCACCCTGCTGCCGGTCAGCCGGGACGCGATGAGCCCCAGCTACCCCGACCTGGCCACCGACTTCGAGCGCATCGCCTCGGTGGCCTACGCCGAGGAGGAGGCGTTCCGCCGCACCCTGGTCTCGGGCACCACGTTGCTGGAGACCGCGGTCGCGTCGGCCCGGTCGGCCGGCACCACCCAGCTCACCGGTCAGCAGGCGTTCAGCCTGCACGACACCTACGGCTTCCCGATCGACCTGACCCTGGAGATGGCTGCCGAGCAGGGCGTCACCGTCGACGAGTCCGGCTTCCGCGCGCTGATGACCGAGCAGCGCGACCGCGCCCGGGCCGACGCCCGCGCCAAGCGCAGCGGGGGCGCCGACGTGTCGGCGTACCAGGAGCTGCTCGGTCTGCACGGGCCCACCGACTGGCGGGCCTACGACACCCTGACCACCACCTCCCGGGTGCTCGGCCTGGTCGGGGACACCCCGGTCGCCGGCCCCGGTGAGCTGACCCGCGTCGTGCTGGACAGCACGCCCTTCTACGCCGAGTCCGGTGGCCAGGTCGCCGACGCCGGCCACCTGGTCTGGGACGGCGGACGGGCCGAGGTCGTCGACGTGCAGCGCCCCGTCAAGGGCCTGGTCGTGCACCAGGTGCGGGTGCTGGAAGGAGAGCTGCGCGAGGGCGTCGAGCTCACCGCCGAGGTCGACCTGGAGTGGCGCCGTTCGGCGTGCCAGGCGCACTCGGGCACCCACGTGGTGCACGCCGCGCTGCGCCGGGTGCTCGGCCCGCAGGCGCTGCAGGCGGGTTCCTACAACCGGCCGGGCTACCTGCGGCTGGACTTCGCCTGGCAGGGCGCGCTGTCCACCCAGCAGCGCAGCGACATCGAGGAGGTCGCCAACGCCGCGGTCCGGGAGGACCAGGCCGTGCGCGCGCTGTGGATGACGCTGCCCGAGGCCCGTGAGTTCGGCGCGCTCGCCCTGTTCGGCGAGACCTACGGCGAGCAGGTCCGGGTCGTGGAGATCGGCGGCGAGTGGTCGCGCGAGCTCTGCGGTGGCACCCACGTGCGGGGCAGCGCCCAGATCGGTCCCCTGGCTCTGACCGGGGAGAGCTCGGTCGGGTCGGGTTCCCGACGCGTCGAGGCCGTCGTCGGCATCGAGGGCTTCCGCTACCTGGCCCGCGAGCGGGACCTGGTCCGTCAGCTGTCCGACCTGCTCAAGACACCGCAGGACGGTCTCCTCGACCGGGTCGGCAGCATGCTCGCCCGGCAGCGGGACGCCGACAAGGAGCTCGCCGACCTGCGCGGTGCCCAGACCCTGGCCGCGGCCGGTGACCTGGCCGGCACCGCCCGCGACGTCGGTGGCGTCCAGCTCGTCACCGGGTCGCCCGCCGGCCTCTCCGGGGGCGACCTCCGCACGCTCGTGCTCGACGTCCGCGGGCGGCTGGGCGCCGAGCGGCCGGCGGCGGTGGTGCTGGCCTCGGAGAGCGACGGCAAGGTCGCCCTGGTCGCGGCGGTGAACCCGGCGGCGCAGGAGCGCGGCGTGTCGGCCAGCGACCTGCTCAAGGCCGCGGCGGGTCCTGTCGGGGGCCGCGGGGGCGGCAAGCCCGACGTGGCCCAGGGCGGCGGCACCGACCCCGCCGGCATGCCGGCCGCACTGACCGCTGTCGAGCAGGCCGTGGGCACGGCCGCCGCCTCCGCGTGA
- a CDS encoding aldo/keto reductase: MPLSVGDRPSPDAADAVVHAALDAGVTLIDTADAYCLDASEVGHNERTVARAVRSWGGSADVLIATKGGHTREGTEWLLDGSPEHLRRACDASLEALGVDAIGLYQFHRPDPETPWADSMGAMKDLYDAGKIRMIGISNADVAQIDEARAICGDALVSVQNQFSPGFRSSAGELAHCAQAGLAWFPWSPFGGMGDAGSLASTAGEFAAVAEELGVSVYQVTLAWHLAQADVVIPIPGASKPRSIQDSAGATEVTLSPDQLSRLNAA, encoded by the coding sequence ATGCCGCTCTCCGTCGGCGACCGACCCTCCCCCGACGCGGCCGACGCCGTCGTCCACGCCGCCCTGGACGCCGGGGTCACGCTGATCGACACCGCCGACGCCTACTGCCTGGACGCCTCCGAGGTGGGCCACAACGAGCGCACCGTCGCCCGCGCCGTCCGCTCCTGGGGCGGGTCGGCCGACGTCCTCATCGCCACCAAGGGCGGGCACACCCGGGAGGGCACCGAGTGGCTCCTCGACGGGTCGCCGGAGCACCTGCGCCGCGCCTGCGACGCCTCGCTGGAGGCCCTGGGCGTGGACGCGATCGGGCTGTACCAGTTCCACCGCCCCGATCCGGAGACCCCGTGGGCGGACTCGATGGGCGCCATGAAGGACCTGTACGACGCCGGCAAGATCCGGATGATCGGCATCTCCAACGCCGACGTCGCCCAGATCGACGAGGCGCGCGCCATCTGCGGCGACGCCCTGGTCAGCGTGCAGAACCAGTTCTCCCCCGGCTTCCGCTCCTCGGCCGGCGAGCTGGCGCACTGCGCGCAGGCCGGTCTGGCCTGGTTCCCCTGGAGCCCCTTCGGCGGCATGGGCGACGCCGGCTCACTGGCCTCTACGGCCGGCGAGTTCGCCGCGGTCGCCGAGGAGCTGGGCGTGTCGGTCTACCAGGTCACCCTGGCCTGGCACCTCGCCCAGGCCGACGTCGTCATCCCCATCCCCGGCGCCAGCAAGCCCAGGAGCATCCAGGACTCCGCCGGCGCCACCGAGGTCACCCTGTCGCCCGACCAGCTGAGCCGCCTGAACGCCGCCTGA
- the mltG gene encoding endolytic transglycosylase MltG: MSDPTDRPSRRGRHTTGEGGTSAADFLASYHTGEFAAITDEQATGPVAGQSRAERRRAAEEAEAARRAEERAQLAALRDDEDDQVTRRTPLSAPATTELPAPPAGGIRATPPAARSVASRPAPSSLPALILGASRSDTGGVGGRGPELYDQERDPIPVEDPDADTGRVLTDEASAAPEPAAVVHHDHHADHHADDHGHADHDEPPAHPAWDQTGGLDVIGADAEEERGRRGRKARARAGKTRKRRARRPITIVVSLLVLAGIVGGIVVGGQWLFTKINPVAEDYTGQGTGDVQVRVATGDSLTAIGRTLVEADVIASTGPFVDAAQANPASTGIQPGVYGMRLQMSGQAALDLLLAPDTRLFSRVTIPEGFTVTQVLDRLSESTDTPIADLQAAAADTASLGLPSWSTGQLEGFLYPATYDFEPETTPTEMLQRMVAQFTEETASIDFESRAAAIGRTPYEVLTIASMIQSETLQDAERVDVSQVIYNRLAQGIPLGIDATTAYGLGKNGNDLTTADLQSDNPFNTRNRLGLPPTPISSPGAPSLEAALAPSTGDLLFYVLEDAEGNHFFTNNIDDFNAARQRCADAGLGCGAG, translated from the coding sequence GTGAGCGACCCGACCGACCGTCCGAGTCGCCGCGGACGCCACACCACCGGTGAGGGCGGCACGTCGGCCGCGGACTTCCTCGCCAGCTACCACACCGGCGAGTTCGCCGCGATCACCGACGAGCAGGCCACCGGCCCGGTCGCCGGTCAGTCCCGGGCCGAGCGCCGTCGGGCCGCCGAGGAGGCCGAGGCCGCCCGCCGCGCCGAGGAGCGTGCGCAGCTCGCCGCCCTCCGCGACGACGAGGACGACCAGGTCACCCGGCGCACCCCGCTGTCCGCGCCGGCCACCACCGAGCTGCCCGCGCCCCCGGCCGGCGGCATCCGGGCCACTCCGCCGGCCGCCCGGTCGGTGGCGTCCCGTCCGGCGCCGTCGTCCCTCCCCGCGCTGATCCTGGGCGCCTCGCGCAGCGACACCGGAGGCGTCGGTGGCCGCGGCCCCGAGCTGTACGACCAGGAGCGCGACCCGATCCCGGTGGAGGACCCCGACGCCGACACCGGCCGGGTCCTGACGGACGAGGCCTCAGCAGCCCCGGAGCCGGCGGCCGTCGTCCACCACGACCACCACGCCGACCACCACGCCGACGATCACGGCCACGCAGACCACGACGAGCCGCCCGCGCACCCGGCCTGGGACCAGACCGGTGGCTTGGACGTCATCGGCGCCGACGCCGAGGAGGAGCGCGGCCGCCGGGGCCGGAAGGCCCGCGCCCGCGCCGGGAAGACCCGCAAGCGCCGTGCCCGTCGGCCGATCACCATCGTGGTCTCCCTGCTCGTGCTGGCCGGGATCGTCGGCGGCATCGTCGTCGGGGGCCAGTGGCTGTTCACGAAGATCAACCCGGTCGCCGAGGACTACACCGGCCAGGGCACCGGCGACGTGCAGGTCCGGGTCGCCACGGGCGACTCGCTCACCGCCATCGGCCGCACGCTGGTCGAGGCCGACGTGATCGCCTCCACCGGCCCCTTCGTCGACGCCGCGCAGGCCAACCCGGCGTCCACCGGCATCCAGCCCGGCGTCTACGGCATGCGGCTGCAGATGAGCGGCCAGGCGGCGCTCGACCTGCTGCTGGCCCCGGACACCCGGTTGTTCTCCCGGGTCACCATCCCCGAGGGGTTCACGGTCACCCAGGTGCTGGACCGGCTCAGCGAGTCCACCGACACCCCGATCGCCGACCTGCAGGCCGCTGCGGCCGACACCGCGAGCCTGGGCCTGCCGAGCTGGTCGACCGGGCAGCTCGAGGGCTTCCTCTACCCGGCCACCTACGACTTCGAGCCCGAGACCACGCCCACGGAGATGCTGCAGCGGATGGTCGCGCAGTTCACCGAGGAGACGGCCTCGATCGACTTCGAGAGCCGGGCCGCGGCGATCGGCCGCACGCCCTACGAGGTGCTCACGATCGCCTCGATGATCCAGTCCGAGACCCTGCAGGACGCCGAGCGGGTGGACGTCTCCCAGGTCATCTACAACCGGTTGGCGCAGGGCATCCCGCTGGGCATCGACGCCACCACCGCCTACGGACTGGGCAAGAACGGCAACGACCTGACCACCGCGGACCTGCAGAGCGACAACCCGTTCAACACCCGCAACCGGTTGGGTCTGCCGCCGACCCCGATCAGCTCCCCGGGCGCGCCGAGCCTGGAGGCCGCGTTGGCCCCCAGCACCGGTGACCTGCTCTTCTACGTCCTCGAGGACGCGGAGGGCAACCACTTCTTCACCAACAACATCGACGACTTCAACGCCGCCCGGCAGCGCTGTGCCGACGCCGGTCTCGGCTGCGGAGCCGGGTGA